Proteins encoded by one window of Cervus canadensis isolate Bull #8, Minnesota chromosome 18, ASM1932006v1, whole genome shotgun sequence:
- the LOC122421117 gene encoding ubiquitin-like protein FUBI — MQLFVRAQELHTPGQDTVTGQETIAQIKIHVALLEGIAPEDQVLLLAGTPLEDEATLGQCGVEALSTLEVAGCMPGGKVHGSLAHAGKVRGQTPKVAKQEKQQKTGRARSCMQYNRRFVNVGPTFGNKKGPNANS; from the coding sequence ATGCAGCTCTTTGTCCGCGCCCAGGAGCTACACACTCCTGGCCAGGACACTGTGACTGGCCAGGAGACAATTGCCCAAATCAAGATTCATGTAGCTTTGTTGGAGGGCATCGCTCCAGAAGATCAAGTCCTGCTCCTGGCTGGCACACCCCTAGAGGATGAGGCTACTCTGGGCCAGTGTGGCGTGGAGGCTCTGAGCACTCTGGAAGTAGCCGGCTGCATGCCTGGAGGTAAAGTCCATGGTTCCCTGGCCCATGCTGGGAAAGTGAGAGGTCAGACTCCCAAGGTGGCCAAGCAAGAGAAGCAGCAGAAGACGGGCAGGGCCAGGAGTTGTATGCAGTACAACCGGCGCTTTGTCAATGTTGGGCCCACCTTTGGCAATAAGAAGGGCCCTAATGCCAACTCCTAA